One Methylocapsa sp. D3K7 DNA window includes the following coding sequences:
- the thpR gene encoding RNA 2',3'-cyclic phosphodiesterase — protein MPRLFTGIEIPSDLATDLSMLRGGLSGARWIDAENYHLTLRFIGDIDDSTAYDVHSILEKIRHPPFTVTIEGLSSFGGAKPRALVAKAKAATPLIELQARQESLMRRIGIAPEPRKFTPHVTLARLRAASCNGVAEYLSARGYFFSRRFEAKRFVLFSARSSTGGGPYVVEAAYPLG, from the coding sequence ATGCCCCGTCTCTTCACGGGTATAGAAATCCCTTCCGATCTCGCAACGGATCTTTCCATGTTGCGCGGCGGGCTCTCCGGCGCGCGCTGGATTGACGCTGAGAATTATCATCTGACGTTGCGATTCATCGGCGATATCGATGACTCGACCGCATATGACGTCCATTCGATCCTCGAAAAAATCCGGCATCCTCCGTTTACGGTGACGATTGAAGGATTGAGTTCGTTTGGCGGCGCCAAGCCCCGGGCACTCGTCGCCAAGGCGAAGGCGGCAACCCCGTTGATCGAACTACAAGCGCGCCAGGAGAGCCTGATGCGGCGTATCGGCATCGCGCCCGAACCGCGCAAATTCACACCGCATGTCACGCTCGCGCGGCTGCGCGCGGCATCTTGCAACGGTGTTGCTGAATATCTATCGGCGAGAGGCTATTTCTTCTCGCGCCGATTTGAGGCGAAACGTTTTGTGTTGTTCTCGGCGCGGTCTTCGACTGGGGGCGGCCCCTATGTGGTAGAGGCGGCTTATCCGCTCGGGTGA